One window of the Maylandia zebra isolate NMK-2024a linkage group LG19, Mzebra_GT3a, whole genome shotgun sequence genome contains the following:
- the gja10a gene encoding gap junction alpha-10 protein, whose translation MGDWNLLGSILEEVHIHSTIVGKIWLTILFIFRMLILGAAAEDVWDDEQSEFVCNTDQPGCKAVCYDRAFPISLIRFWVLQVIFVSAPSLVYMGHALYCIRSLEKERHRRRAQLKEELDEAELALDEQKRVERELRRLEEQRKVKKAPLRGSLLRTYIIHILTRSVVEICFILGQYILYGVQLEPLYKCERLPCPNSVDCYISRPTEKTIFMAFMIAIAGVSLFLNILEISHLGIRKIKQVLYAERYTEDDSLIYKSKRKSSLPHLCVTSNVSPHDGPLTQTFKVIPGADLKPSHYNSGLKANQDAPRHNSLAHVGHSQTIYIYPQARNPPTSALSCAIQAPQTSEGSEVPTNLDLSQAWIPVMSTADGTQTSHKDIHEEDHPHPSHLEALLASSNVRPRAIPNLNENERRESVGSEFLIPNTRKTSFMIRPPSESLSSMTGSTSPSLHTSEESDELGSLQGDMPMMPPAGGRRMSMSMFLDISSIMKK comes from the exons ATGGGTGACTGGAACCTGCTGGGCAGCATCCTAGAAGAGGTCCATATACATTCCACCATTGTGGGAAAGATCTGGCTTACTATACTCTTCATCTTTCGCATGCTTATTCTGGGAGCAGCTGCTGAGGATGTATGGGATGATGAGCAGTCAGAGTTTGTCTGCAATACTGACCAACCAGGCTGTAAGGCAGTCTGCTACGATCGTGCTTTCCCCATTTCCCTAATTCGCTTCTGGGTCTTGCAAGTGATTTTTGTGTCTGCGCCTTCACTCGTCTACATGGGCCATGCTCTTTACTGCATTCGTTCATTGGAGAAGGAACGTCACCGACGACGGGCCCAGCTAAAGGAGGAGCTTGATGAGGCTGAGTTGGCGTTGGATGAACAAAAGCGGGTGGAAAGAGAGCTGAGGAGATTGGAAGAGCAGAGGAAGGTGAAGAAGGCACCTCTGAGAGGCTCTCTATTGAGAACATACATCATCCATATCCTTACACGCTCCGTGGTGGAGATCTGCTTCATCCTGGGCCAGTATATACTATATGGTGTCCAGCTGGAGCCTCTCTATAAGTGTGAGAGACTGCCTTGCCCCAACAGCGTAGACTGTTACATCTCTAGGCCCACAGAGAAGACGATATTTATGGCCTTCATGATTGCCATCGCTGGTGTCTCACTTTTCCTAAACATTCTAGAAATATCCCACTTAGGTATCAGGAAAATCAAACAGGTGTTGTATGCAGAGAGGTACACAGAAGATGACAGTTTGATTTACAAGTCCAAGAGGAAGTCATCCCTACCACATCTCTGTGTAACAAGCAATGTATCACCTCACGATGGGCCTTTAACTCAAACCTTCAAAGTGATTCCAGGGGCGGACCTGAAACCGAGTCATTACAACAGTGGGCTCaaagccaatcaggacgcaccAAGACACAACAGCTTGGCTCATGTGGGGCACAGTCAAACCATCTATATCTATCCCCAAGCAAGGAATCCACCCACGTCTGCCCTGAGCTGTGCAATCCAAGCTCCCCAAACTAGTGAGGGTTCAGAGGTCCCCACAAACCTGGACCTCAGTCAAGCCTGGATCCCTGTCATGTCCACTGCAGATGGGACTCAAACAAGCCACAAGGACATTCATGAGGAAGACCATCCTCACCCCAGCCATTTGGAAGCTCTGCTGGCCAGTAGCAACGTCAGGCCCAGAGCTATTCCAAATcttaatgaaaatgaaagaaggGAGTCAGTGGGGAGCGAGTTCCTGATCCCCAACACTCGGAAGACTAGCTTTATGATCAGGCCGCCATCTGAGAGCTTGTCGTCCATGACTGGCTCCACAAGTCCCTCCTTACATACATCAGAAGAGTCAGATGAACTGGGGTCCTTGCAGGGAGACATGCCGATGATGCCACCAGCCGGAGGCCGAAGAATGTCAATG AGTATGTTTCTGGATATCTCCTCAATCATGAAGAAGTGA